The genomic DNA ATTTGATAGTTTCGGTGGAATACTGGCCGGGAGGAGGGTGCGTTCTATGACTGAGGGTGACAAGAGCAAGGATCGAACACTCTCCACCGGCGGATCTACCGAGGAGATTGTCGGCTCCATACAATCCATAATCACCGACCGCTCATTGGCGCCAGGTGATCGAATCGGAGCCGAACGGGAACTCGCGCAGAGCTTGGGGGTGAGTCGGTGGACCATTCGCAGGGCGCTCGAGCAACTCGAGTCCCAGGGACGGATTCTCCGGACTCACGGTCGCAGTGGGGGCATCTTCGTTGCACCGAAAAAGCTGATCCGCACGACACCGCTCGGGGGTCTACCCGTATATCTACGGGCGCAGGGAATTGATTCCGGGACAACGGTCCTAGGGACCCGTGCGGGGCCGCCCGACGATGAGATCGCAAAGCAGCTGGGGCTAGAGTCCGATGCCTGGGTCTTTCACATCGAGCGGCTTCGATTTGCGGGTGGGCTACCCCTCGTTCTGGAGACGACGGATTTGCCATGCGATCTCTTTCCAGGACTTCTCGATCAGCCACTCGGATCGCTGTACGAGATTCTCGATTCAAAGTATGACATCCGGCCAGAAGTGACCGTCGAAACGATCACAGCGACGACCGCTGAGCGTGAGGTTGCTGGACTGCTGCAGGTCGCCGTAGGGTCTGCTCTGATATTCGTCACCCGAACTGCAGAGCTCGGGAGTGGGCGGACGTTCGAATTTTCGAGAGAGCTGTGGCGAGCTGACCGGACGGCCATCACAGTACGCAGCGACGGGAAACCTGCGTACACGACCATCGACGCGTGAGAACACGCGGTCATTGACACACCGAAATCACAGCGCCTTTTCCTGTTTGATGCACTGAAACGCTCTCTCGGAGCTGGATTACCATCAGTGGATTTCAAGCTGCATATTGGACAAATCAAGACTGCCAGTAACGGTCCCCGGACGCTGGATGTCCGGCCTGCCCGGAGACATTCGACGCGCCGAGCAGCCAGACGGACAACACACCTGAGTCGCTGACGTTCGTCCGCTCGTCACGCACCAAGTCGCGGACCCAACAGTGCCCACATGCGTGGTTCCGTGTCTGCCCTCTTCCTCACCGACGCCTGCGTCGATATCGACGTCCCGCATCCAGGAGTTCCAGTGATCACAGTCGACGAGCACGAGAACATCGTCGTAATCAGCATCGAGCACGGAAAGGTGAACGCTCTCGACCTCGAACTACTCGCAGAACTGTCTGCGGTGTTCAGGTCCCTGTCCACTCGGGCCGACGGCGCCGTCATTGTGACCGGCGTCGGATCCTCCTTTTCAGCGGGAGTGGATCTTCGTCGA from Rhodococcus jostii RHA1 includes the following:
- a CDS encoding GntR family transcriptional regulator; this encodes MTEGDKSKDRTLSTGGSTEEIVGSIQSIITDRSLAPGDRIGAERELAQSLGVSRWTIRRALEQLESQGRILRTHGRSGGIFVAPKKLIRTTPLGGLPVYLRAQGIDSGTTVLGTRAGPPDDEIAKQLGLESDAWVFHIERLRFAGGLPLVLETTDLPCDLFPGLLDQPLGSLYEILDSKYDIRPEVTVETITATTAEREVAGLLQVAVGSALIFVTRTAELGSGRTFEFSRELWRADRTAITVRSDGKPAYTTIDA